One genomic region from Salvia hispanica cultivar TCC Black 2014 chromosome 2, UniMelb_Shisp_WGS_1.0, whole genome shotgun sequence encodes:
- the LOC125206645 gene encoding putative receptor-like protein kinase At3g47110 — translation METSILSFALPIIFLSSFTFSLNSNTTDKHALITFKNSITSDPNAILSTKWSQNISVCNWVGVSCGLKHGRVTALNLSGYGLSGTVAPHLGNLTFLRYLDISFNSFVGKLPFELSKLRRLKVMNVGVNSFTGEIPTWLGSLPQLQKLYMYNNTFLGTIPTSLFNNSKLQMLQILNLNNNQLSGSIPNGISYVGEVRIGNNSLSGWLPSDMCSNMSNIELLELDLNGLEGDIPPNIWKCKNLQIFSLSENNFSGNIPQAMGNVSMLRVLSLGYNHFTGHIPSNIWNCRHLEYMAVLNNNLSGNISHAIGNTSTLRHVYLSDNHFTGELPQEIGTLPILEVLDVFRNLLHGSIPFSIFNISTLQALQISGNEFSGTLSSDFGSSLPNLQWLLLAKNKLSGLIPTSITNASNLIGVDMHGNSFSGYIPYFGSLKLLQRLLLWENNLSAAKFPSQELIFLSSLTNCPNLQTLDVSYNPLNGILPTSFGNFSSSLRRIDISYCNIMGDIPSGIANFSSLLVLNLAINQLGGTIPPTIGKLNQLQGLYLTGNQLVGFIPNDLCQLNHLGELFLSVNMLVGPIPECLGDVKSLRVISFFHNQLNSSIPSKFWALTDLVKLSLSTNYLSGNLSSELGNLKLLTSLDLSSNQFSGDIPTLIDGCQTLDFLNLSQNLLSGSIPQSVGKVKGLRTLDLSYNYLSGSIPKSLEDLPFLENFNVSNNKLEGKIPDGGNFRNFSALSFSHNLALCGPITFQVPPCQEKHHRSWLKKAMVTLGVLAVIVVIATLVLMRMCKKKKVTLSVDTSPLTAEYRRVPYIELVRGTSSFSETNLLGKGSFGSVFEAILSDGLKVAVKVFNLDLQGATKSFDAETTILSNIRHRNLVRVIGCCCNMEFKALILTFMPNGSLDKWLHSDMYGLDLIQRLKIAIDVAAALEYLHHGHTFPVVHCDIKPSNVLLDQDMTAHLADFGISKLFDEGETVIQTQTVATIGYAAPEFGSEGKVSTNGDVFSFGILLLEMFTGKNPTNDMFGEERSIKEWVSEALEKSAVTEIVPHAMLSIDDQHFSAKKQCFLSIFELAMKCSAVSAEERIDMIEAAAALRKIYATLVAGTESRRPLHPFPVSIRNNRV, via the exons ATGGAGACTTCAATCCTTTCCTTTGCCCTTCCGATCATTTTCTTAAGTAGCTTTACCTTCTCCTTGAATTCCAACACCACTGATAAACATGCACTTATTACCTTCAAAAACTCCATCACTTCCGACCCTAATGCTATTTTGAGCACCAAATGGTCTCAAAATATATCAGTTTGTAATTGGGTTGGTGTGTCGTGTGGCCTCAAACACGGCCGTGTCACTGCTCTCAATCTCTCTGGCTATGGCCTTTCTGGAACTGTTGCCCCACATCTCGGAAACCTTACGTTTCTTAGATATTTGGACATCAGTTTCAACAGTTTCGTGGGAAAGTTACCCTTTGAGCTCTCTAAACTGCGTCGTTTGAAGGTGATGAATGTAGGAGTGAATTCATTCACTGGAGAAATACCAACATGGCTGGGAAGTTTACCTCAACTACAGAAACTCTATATGTACAACAACACTTTCTTAGGTACAATTCCTACATCTTTGTTTAACAACTCCAAGCTTCAAATGTTACAAATATTAAACTTGAACAACAATCAGTTGAGTGGATCTATTCCCAATGGTATTTCTTATGTTGGAGAAGTTAGAATTGGAAATAATAGTCTATCAGGTTGGCTCCCAAGTGATATGTGCAGTAACATGTCCAATATCGAATTACTGGAACTAGATTTAAACGGACTCGAAGGAGATATTCCACCGAACATATGGAAATGCAAAAATCTTCAGATTTTTTCATTAAGCGAAAACAATTTCAGTGGCAACATCCCTCAAGCAATGGGAAATGTGAGCATGCTTAGGGTTTTGTCTTTGGGGTACAATCATTTCACAG GGCATATTCCATCAAATATATGGAATTGCAGACACCTTGAATATATGGCTGTACTCAACAACAATCTCAGTGGCAACATCAGTCATGCAATTGGAAATACGAGCACACTTAGACACGTTTACTTGTCAGACAATCATTTCACAG GTGAATTACCACAAGAAATTGGCACTCTGCCAATACTGGAAGTGCTTGATGTGTTCAGGAATCTCTTACATGGGTCCATCCCATTTTCAATATTCAACATATCAACATTGCAGGCGTTACAAATTTCAGGCAACGAGTTTTCTGGTACACTTTCTTCAGATTTTGGGAGTTCACTTCCCAATCTGCAATGGCTTCTATTAGCCAAAAACAAACTTAGTGGCCTAATTCCAACCTCCATCACCAATGCTTCTAACCTTATCGGCGTAGACATGCATGGCAACTCATTTAGTGGCTACATACCCTACTTTGGTAGTTTGAAGCTCCTTCAAAGACTTCTCCTCTGGGAAAATAACTTAAGTGCAGCAAAATTCCCATCTCAAGAATTGatatttctctcttcattaactaaCTGTCCAAATTTGCAGACATTGGATGTATCATACAATCCATTGAATGGCATCCTTCCTACTTCATTTGGGaatttttcttcatctcttaGGAGAATTGACATATCATACTGTAACATCATGGGTGACATTCCGTCTGGAATAGCTAACTTTAGCAGTTTGCTAGTACTAAATTTGGCTATAAATCAGTTGGGTGGAACCATTCCACCTACAATTGGGAAATTAAACCAGCTCCAAGGACTATATCTTACTGGCAATCAATTGGTAGGGTTTATACCTAATGATCTTTGCCAACTGAATCATTTGGGGGAGTTGTTCCTTAGTGTAAACATGCTTGTAGGTCCAATACCAGAATGTTTGGGCGATGTTAAATCCTTGAGAGTCATCAGCTTCTTTCACAACCAATTGAATTCATCTATCCCATCCAAATTCTGGGCTCTCACAGACCTTGTAAAATTGAGCTTGTCCACCAATTATTTGAGCGGTAATTTGTCATCTGAGCTAGGAAATTTGAAGTTACTCACCTCTCTAGATCTGTCGTCAAATCAATTTTCAGGCGATATTCCCACTTTAATTGATGGTTGCCAAACATTGGATTTTCTTAACTTATCACAGAATCTGCTTAGCGGCTCCATTCCTCAGTCAGTGGGAAAGGTTAAAGGATTGAGAACATTGGATTTATCTTACAATTATCTCTCCGGGTCAATACCCAAGTCCTTAGAAGACCTCCCctttcttgaaaattttaatgtttccAACAACAAACTAGAGGGGAAAATTCCAGATGGGGGTAATTTTCGTAACTTCAGTGCTCTGTCTTTTTCTCACAACTTAGCTCTTTGTGGTCCAATAACATTCCAAGTTCCACCATGTCAAGAAAAGCATCATAGATCATGGTTAAAGAAAGCCATGGTGACGCTAGGGGTTTTAGCTGTCATTGTGGTGATTGCTACTCTTGTTCTCATGAGGATgtgtaagaagaaaaaagtgaCACTTTCTGTTGATACTTCACCGCTAACTGCTGAATACAGAAGAGTTCCTTACATAGAACTTGTACGAGGAACGAGTTCATTTAGTGAAACCAACCTACTTGGAAAAGGTAGTTTTGGTTCTGTATTCGAAGCAATACTTTCTGATGGGTTGAAAGTTGCGGTGAAAGTGTTCAACTTGGACCTACAAGGAGCAACAAAGAGCTTTGATGCTGAAACTACTATATTGAGCAACATTCGACATAGAAACTTGGTTCGAGTTATTGGATGTTGTTGTAATATGGAGTTCAAAGCATTGATTCTTACATTCATGCCAAATGGGAGCTTGGATAAGTGGTTACATTCCGACATGTATGGTTTGGATCTCATACAAAGATTGAAAATAGCCATAGATGTTGCAGCAGCCTTGGAATATCTTCACCACGGCCATACATTCCCAGTTGTTCATTGTGATATAAAGCCAAGCAATGTGTTGCTTGATCAAGACATGACTGCTCATCTTGCTGATTTTGGTATTTCTAAGCTTTTCGATGAAGGGGAAACTGTCATCCAAACACAAACCGTGGCAACCATTGGTTACGCAGCGCCAG AGTTTGGATCTGAAGGCAAAGTGTCCACAAATGGGGATGTATTCAGTTTTGGGATACTTCTGCTAGAGATGTTCACCGGAAAGAATCCAACAAATGATATGTTCGGCGAAGAAAGGAGCATAAAAGAGTGGGTGAGTGAAGCATTGGAGAAAAGTGCAGTAACTGAAATTGTGCCACATGCTATGCTATCCATTGATGATCAACATTTTTCTGCAAAGAAGCAATGttttttgtcaatatttgAATTGGCAATGAAATGCTCAGCTGTTTCAGCGGAAGAAAGAATCGACATGATTGAAGCAGCGGCTGCTCTGCGCAAGATCTACGCAACACTTGTAGCAGGTACAGAAAGTCGTCGTCCACTACATCCGTTTCCCGTTAGTATTCGAAATAATAGGGTTTGA
- the LOC125203477 gene encoding putative receptor-like protein kinase At3g47110 has protein sequence MEFKALILTYMPNGSLAKWLHSNIHGLDLTRRLKIAIDVAAALEYLHHGYTFPVVHCDIKPSNVLLNEDMTAHLADFGISMLFDGGEVFIQTQTVATIGYAAPEFGMEGKVSTKGDVFSFGVMLLEMFTGKRPTDDMFGEERSLKEWVREALEQNATTQIVAPALLPMEDKHFSAKVQCLSSIFELAMKCLAVSADERINMIEALSALHKIYEAFAAGTERCRPRYDFPVTTRNHGV, from the exons ATGGAGTTTAAAGCGTTGATTCTCACATACATGCCAAATGGGAGCTTGGCGAAATGGTTACATTCCAACATCCACGGTTTGGATCTTACACGGAGGTTGAAGATTGCAATAGATGTTGCAGCAGCCTTGGAATATCTTCACCATGGCTACACATTTCCAGTTGTTCATTGTGATATAAAGCCAAGCAATGTGTTGCTTAATGAAGACATGACTGCTCATCTTGCTGATTTTGGTATTTCCATGCTTTTTGATGGAGGGGAAGTTTTCATCCAAACACAAACAGTGGCGACCATTGGTTACGCAGCACCAG AGTTTGGAATGGAAGGCAAAGTGTCAACAAAAGGTGATGTATTCAGTTTTGGGGTAATGCTGCTAGAGATGTTTACTGGGAAGAGGCCGACAGATGATATGTTCGGTGAAGAAAGGAGTTTAAAAGAGTGGGTAAGGGAAGCATTAGAACAAAATGCAACAACTCAAATAGTGGCGCCTGCCCTATTACCAATGGAAGATAAACATTTTTCTGCAAAGGTGCAATGTTTGTCGTCAATTTTTGAATTGGCAATGAAATGTTTAGCTGTTTCAGCAGATGAAAGAATCAACATGATTGAAGCATTATCTGCTTTGCACAAGATCTATGAAGCATTTGCAGCCGGTACAGAAAGGTGTCGGCCACGATATGACTTTCCTGTTACTACTCGCAATCATGGGGTTTGA
- the LOC125205904 gene encoding phosphatidylinositol 4-phosphate 5-kinase 2-like, translating into MPEAEATVKKQADEIPERESQKSIDATTTTTTPRSVIILPRGKPQATSRRVAPTSISDVGAVSLTEKRLPNGDLYIGTFSNNTPHGSGKYLWEDGCMYEGDWKKGKASGKGKFSWPSGATFEGEFKSGRMEGTGTFIGPDGDTYRGSWSGDRKHGYGVKHYSNGDYYEGQWKRNLQDGRGRYVWSNGNEYIGEWKNGIIHGRGVLVWNNKNRFDGNWENGVPKGQGVFTWPDGSCYMGSWSNDLCSNASSKAQILNGTFYPAHSVRVGIEEGWKGCFSQKLSAPLMVGEEEGGVTVAGSGKKRICVWESDGEAGDITCDIIDNAVFNQEGGFQQFRRNPCCFSGEAKKPGVTISKGHKNYELMLNLQLGIRHSVGKHASNLRQLKLSDFESKEKFWTRFPSQGSKITPPHQSAEFWWKDYNPVVFRHLRQLFQVDPADYMLAICGNDALRELSSPGKSGSFFYLTQDDRFMIKTVKKSEVKVLIKMLPSYYQHICRYENSLVTKFYGVHCVKPVGGVKTRFIVMGNLFCSEYRIHRRFDLKGSSHGRTTDKLKADIDETTTLKDLDLDYKFRLQTNWYQELIKQIDRDCEFLETERIMDYSLLVGLHFRDATSTADKIGLSPFLLRTGKNDSYKNEKFMRGCRFLEAELQDMDRVLSGRKSLIRLGANMPARAERATRRSVDQYTRGGLNSQASSRSGEIYEVVLYFGIIDILQDYDLTKKFEHAYKSLQVDPTSISAVDPKLYSKRFRDFVGRIFVEDR; encoded by the exons ATGCCAGAAGCGGAAGCCACAGTGAAGAAGCAAGCCGACGAAATTCCAGAGAGAGAATCTCAGAAATCAATCGacgccaccaccaccacaacGACGCCGAGGTCAGTAATCATCCTCCCGCGGGGGAAGCCTCAGGCGACGAGCCGCCGCGTGGCGCCGACTTCAATCAGCGACGTAGGCGCGGTCAGCCTGACGGAGAAGCGCCTTCCGAACGGGGATCTGTACATCGGGACGTTCTCGAACAACACTCCGCACGGATCGGGGAAGTACCTGTGGGAGGACGGGTGCATGTACGAGGGCGACTGGAAGAAGGGGAAGGCGAGCGGGAAGGGGAAGTTCTCGTGGCCGTCCGGCGCTACTTTCGAAGGCGAGTTCAAATCGGGGCGGATGGAAGGCACGGGGACGTTCATCGGCCCCGACGGGGACACCTACCGCGGCTCGTGGTCGGGGGATCGGAAGCACGGCTACGGCGTGAAGCATTACAGCAATGGCGATTACTACGAGGGGCAGTGGAAGAGGAATTTGCAGGACGGGAGGGGGAGGTATGTGTGGAGCAACGGGAATGAGTATATCGGAGAGTGGAAAAACGGAATTATTCACGGGAGAGGCGTTTTGGTGTGGAATAATAAGAATCGATTCGACGGAAATTGGGAAAACGGCGTTCCGAAGGGGCAGGGGGTTTTCACCTGGCCGGACGGGAGCTGCTACATGGGGAGCTGGTCGAATGATTTGTGCAGCAATGCTAGCAGCAAAGCGCAGATACTCAACGGTACATTTTATCCAGCTCATTCGGTTAGGGTTGGGATTGAGGAGGGCTGGAAGGGGTGTTTTAGTCAAAAGCTCTCGGCGCCGCTGATGGTGGGGGAGGAGGAAGGCGGTGTTACCGTGGCTGGCAGTGGGAAGAAGAGGATTTGCGTTTGGGAGTCGGATGGGGAAGCTGGGGATATCACTTGTGACATTATTGACAATGCTGTCTTCAATCAGGAGGGAGGATTTCAGCAGTTTAGGAGGAATCCTTGTTGTTTTAGCGGCGAGGCGAAGAAGCCGGGGGTCACTATTTCGAAGGGGCACAAGAATTACGAGCTCATGCTCAATCTCCAGTTGGGGATAAG GCATTCTGTGGGGAAGCATGCTTCGAACTTGCGGCAGCTCAAGCTGAGTGATTTCGAGTCGAAGGAGAAGTTCTGGACTAGGTTTCCCTCGCAGGGTTCGAAGATCACACCGCCGCATCAATCCGCGGAGTTCTGGTGGAAGGATTACAATCCTGTTGTGTTTAG GCATTTGAGGCAGCTGTTTCAAGTGGATCCCGCGGATTACATGTTAGCGATCTGTGGGAATGATGCGTTGAGGGAGCTTTCGTCTCCTGGGAAGAGTGGAAGTTTCTTTTACTTAACACAGGATGATCGTTTCATGATCAAAACTGTGAAGAAATCAGAAGTCAAG GTGCTTATAAAGATGCTTCCCAGTTACTATCAGCACATCTGTCGTTACGAAAATTCTCTGGTGACTAAGTTTTACGGTGTTCATTGTGTGAAGCCGGTGGGTGGTGTTAAG ACGCGGTTCATTGTGATGGGGAATTTGTTCTGTTCAGAGTATCGAATCCATAGAAGGTTCGATTTGAAAGGATCCTCCCATGGACGCACAACGGATAAGCTCAAGGCAGATATCGATGAGACCACAACCTTGAAAGACCTTGACCTCGATTATAAATTTAGGCTGCAAACAAATTGGTATCAAGAACTTATCAA ACAAATTGATCGTGACTGTGAATTCCTGGAAACGGAAAGGATAATGGATTACAGTCTCTTAGTCGGTCTTCATTTCCGCGATGCTACTAGCACTGCTGACAAGATTGGTTTATCGCCATTTCTGCTCCGCACag GGAAGAATGATTCGTACAAGAACGAAAAATTCATGCGTGGCTGTCGATTCCTTGAAGCCGAACTGCAAGACATGGACCGGGTTCTATCGGGCAg GAAGTCATTGATCAGGCTCGGGGCCAACATGCCAGCACGAGCCGAGCGAGCCACTCGAAGGAGCGTGGACCAATACACACGGGGAGGGTTGAACAGCCAGGCATCCTCACGCAGTGGCGAAATCTACGAAGTGGTCCTCTACTTTGGCATCATAGACATTTTACAAGACTATGATCTGACCAAGAAGTTTGAACACGCCTACAAATCGCTACAAGTCGACCCCACCTCAATCTCCGCCGTCGACCCCAAGCTCTACTCCAAGAGATTCCGCGATTTTGTGGGAAGAATATTCGTCGAGGATAGATGA
- the LOC125207520 gene encoding mitogen-activated protein kinase homolog MMK1, protein MDGGAPAAADTVMSEAEPSHHHQPQAPADHIPAVFSHGGRFIQYNIFGNIFEVTAKYKPPIMPIGKGAYGIVCSALNAETNEHVALKKIANAFDNKIDAKRTLREIKLLRHMDHENVVAIRDIIPPPQREAFNDVYIAYELMDTDLHQIIRSNQALSEEHCQYFLYQILRGLKYIHSANVLHRDLKPSNLLLNANCDLKICDFGLARVTSESDFMTEYVVTRWYRAPELLLNSSDYTTAIDVWSVGCIFMELMDRKPLFPGRDHVHQLRLLMELIGTPSEAELGLLNENAKRYIRQLPPYSRQSFTEKFHHVNPLAIDLVEKMLTFDPRQRITVEGALAHPYLNSLHDISDEPVCETPFNFDFEQHALTEEQMKELIYREALAYNPEYQQPL, encoded by the exons atGGACGGCGGAGCTCCGGCGGCCGCGGACACCGTCATGTCGGAAGCAGAGCCTTCTCACCACCACCAGCCGCAAGCTCCGGCGGATCATATACCGGCGGTGTTCAGCCACGGCGGCCGATTCATCCAATACAATATATTCGGCAACATCTTCGAGGTCACCGCCAAATACAAACCCCCAATCATGCCAATCGGAAAAGGGGCATACGGCATCGTTTG CTCTGCTTTGAATGCGGAGACGAATGAGCATGTGGCGTTGAAGAAGATAGCGAATGCTTTCGACAATAAAATCGACGCCAAGAGGACTTTGCGTGAGATCAAGCTTCTTCGGCACATGGATCATGAAAAT GTGGTTGCTATCAGAGATATAATTCCACCGCCTCAACGAGAGGCATTTAATGATGTTTATATTGCGTATGAACTTATGGACACTGATCTCCACCAAATCATCCGTTCTAATCAAGCTTTGTCGGAGGAACATTGCCAG TATTTCTTGTATCAGATTCTCCGAGGATTGAAGTACATACATTCAGCAAATGTTCTCCATAGGGATTTAAAGCCTAGCAATCTTCTTCTCAACGCTAATTGTGAcctgaaaatttgtgatttcGGATTGGCGCGCGTCACATCCGAAAGTGACTTCATGACGGAGTATGTGGTTACAAGGTGGTATCGGGCACCAGAGCTGTTGTTAAATTCATCAGACTACACTACAGCAATTGATGTATGGTCCGTTGGGTGCATTTTCATGGAATTGATGGATCGGAAACCATTGTTTCCGGGCAGAGATCACGTACACCAGTTGCGTCTTTTGATGGAG CTGATTGGCACTCCATCTGAAGCTGAGTTAGGATTGCtgaatgaaaatgcaaaaagaTACATTAGGCAGCTCCCCCCTTATAGCCGGCAATCATTTACTGAGAAGTTTCATCATGTGAACCCTCTTGCCATTGATCTCGTCGAGAAGATGCTAACTTTCGATCCTAGACAAAGGATTACAG TTGAAGGTGCGTTGGCGCATCCATACCTCAACTCGCTCCATGACATCAGTGACGAGCCTGTTTGCGAGACGCCCTTCAACTTCGACTTCGAGCAACATGCATTGACAGAGGAGCAGATGAAGGAGCTCATCTACAGGGAGGCTCTTGCTTACAATCCTGAATATCAACAGCCCTTGtga